TATCGGTTATCGagacgggtcgggtcgggtcggttcggTTTCGGTTCACCCAATTTCCGGGTTGTATCGGGCAGGGTTTCGGGCAGGTCGGGTTcctcgggtcgggtcagctttTGCCAGCTCTAGCGAGAGCCCTGAGGAAACCGTTATTTGGAATAGATGAAAGAAGAAACAGGCCAGCTAATGCAAAATGAAAGTCAACATCAGATATCATGCTTCTACCTTAAGAAACTGAGTATAGCCAAAAAAAATCAGGAACCACAAAATTACCAAGATACAATCAAACAAGAAATTAACATAAAATGGAAAGGACAACCAAAATCACAAGGCTGATTCGAACAAGCAGGACGCCGCTATAAAAGAAAATTAAATGTGGAAACCATTATTATCAACATCATACCAAGGGCACCATTTTCAACCATGGGAGGACACCATGGTCCATGGGTATATCCGAAGAAATACAATTTACCAAAAATAGTAGCAGGAATTTTTTGACAAAAGTAACTTGGGCAACCATTACATCTAAGTCCCGTGCAAACATTAATAACAAGGAAAGGGAGTTGTTTACGTTAACCAACTGTTTTAGAAGTTGGAAGGCGTCACTAGTCTCACTACTACATACAGTATGATATAAAGCAGCCAGGACTATTAAGTTTAAACTATCTGTTGTCACTGATATATATTACATCGAAGAATCATCATAAACTCGCCAGATAGTTTCTTCCAAAAGGTTTGGAACTGTCATATACCAAGAAAACTCGCGGAAATAAGCCCTTCCGAAATAAGCATAATATAACGAAAGCTCCTGCAAAAATAAACACGCATTTTAGCAGAGGAAAACAGAAGAATGCATGCGCTGATATAATGGATAATTGCAAAAAGAAATAGAAGCAGCTTACATAGTACCTAAAGCAGAAGGAAATCATAAACGGTGGATGAAATAGGAAGATCATAAGACAGGTAATCAAGAGGAGTGAGTATTAAATGATTACTGCCAATGGTATGACTGAATCTGATCTTAAAGATGTCAATAGCTGTGTGTGGTTAAGGTTTGGAACTGTCATATATTGCGGAAATGAAGTTTAACTTACCCAGTAGTTTTGAAATGTTACCACCATCTTGTAACGATATTGCGTTCAGATAATATCTCCAAAACAGTTGAGGACTGGCCCTCCATCAACCCTACAAAAAGAGCAGTTGTGAACTTGTATGGTAGTAAAAAACGGTCATCTGATTTAGGGTAGATCGAGAGAGCGACTTGAAGGAAAAATGCTCAGCGGCTGGGCGActtagccaaaaaaaaaaaaaaaaaaaaaaagaagaaaaataaaaaagagaaGTGAATTGTAGCTAATGGGAATGGAACACGGAATCTACTAGCATTTCTTTCACACCCCTTACCATAACACCAAGTGTAAAGTGATGTCTTATTAAGGGGATTAAATTTCCATATTTAATGCTAACAGCAATAAATGTGTTTTGGGACTTGAATAACGATTACTCAATATTATCTTTAATCACTTCCCTTTAACATATAAACTTTCTTGCACTGATGGTTAGGTAATATTGAATAAGTGTTAGTTTTGTGGAAGGTCCTGTGTTCGACTCTCCTTaacagccttttttttttttttttttttttttttttttgcgaacaCCTAAGTCGCTGTGGGGGTAGGCGATTTGAGCTAAAATCGCTCACTCCCGGAGCGACTTGCCGTTTAAGTAGCATACTGAGGTTTGGGTGGACATTAAGTGACACTTTGGGTAAGGTCGTTGAGCGGGAGAGCGACTTGAATCCGAGCCTAGCTTCgatgatgacgtggacccattttgggtaaataCTTTGAAACTCAACCTATTTCGTTAATTTGTTTGTGTTTACGccccattttggaaaaacattCTCGTAGATCGATGGAATAATACTTAAGATAAGACAAATAGAACATGGACAAGAGCAACTTAAGTGATGACTGCGGGATACTGGCAAGAACGCCTTAATGACAGACAGACAGACGCAGACACAGAGTACATAACAAATACAAAAGGAGACGAGTTCTTGCAGCATAAGTGCTGTCCGTTATTTCATGTTCGTTACTGCAAAAATGTGTCTGGGCAAATTCAGCTGAAAAGCAAGATGAGAACTTTGAGCAGTCAAAAGAAAACAGCAATCCTAAATGATACGGAGTACAAGTAATTGTAAAACTGAAAATtacctgaaaaaaaaaaaaaaaacagaatcaGGAAAAATATGATACGGAGGATTGTAACTACGGCAAAGAGAGATCATCTGATTACCACAATGTATCTAACATAATTGAAATTGCTTTGTTTTATCCATACTCCATTACTAACATATTACAGACAACCAgaatcttgttttttttttttttttttttgggggcaAAAGTAACTTGGGCAACCATTACATCTAAGTCCCGTGCAAACATTAATTGCAAGGAAAGGAAGGTGTTTACGTTAACCAACTTGTTTTAGAAGTTGGAAGGCGTCACTACTAAATATGATATAAAGCAGATAGTTTAAACTACCTGTTGTCACTGATATATACGGAGCACTGCATTGAAGAATCATCATAAACTCGCCAGATAGTTTCTTCCAAAAGGTTTGATGTCGAAAGAAATGCCGTCTGACAAAAGTTCTTCAAAGTTATCTGTGAATTGAATTGTCATAACAACTTGACATTCACCTTGTCTGAGCATGGCCATGTGTTCTCAGAATCCGGACGTCAAAGATGATAAACTCCCTTTGTATGGGAGGATCAGAGCTATATGATCAAGGAGTTTTATTTCTTTTCACACGTTTGTATGCAAAATAAACTCGTTAAAAAAATCGTATGATTTATCAACAAAACACGATAACCAATCAAAACAACAATATCTTGAAACTTCTAACAGATTCCCCAGCAAACAGAACATAGAATGGAACATGTTACACAAACATCAACATAAATGATTTCATCAGTCGCCAAAGAACCTCAAAATTTCTAAGAGAATAAACTACCAAGCACCGTCTAAAGCCCCAAAACATCACAAGGCGCACAAAAAACAATCAATTCAGTGTTATGATATACATCGTGTTAAATCATAATTGAACAAATGTGTCTAACCTAAGCCAATCTGAATGACCAGATTACCCGCTGCAGGTGTATAAGATAGCAGGGGATGGACATCAAGAGAAACTGTGTACTGTAAACGAATCTCAGCCTTTGACGGGTAGAGACTGGAATTTTAGATATGAAACATTCACGGACACTGCACTGGAAAATATGTTGATCTCTCATCCTTGAAAGGCAAAGTATGATGTATGTGAGCTCTTTCAGTGACAGACAAAATTTAAATAACCTAAGTTTCCTAGCATATAAGCAGAAATCATGGTCTTAAAATGATCGCCATAATATAAAAACCCCAAACACGACAAATATTTGGAATGTTCAATACAGAAACCGTCAGGAGAAAATGAGAAATACACACAGCATCTTACTAACTCAAGACATCATCATTTTAATCATAACGTAAAACAACATCATCTTAATAATCTAGGTTTTCAGGCATCTCCAGAGAAATAAGCCCTTCCGAAAGCATATAATGAAAGCTCCTGCAAAAATAAACACGCATTTTAGCAGAGGAAAACTGAAGAACGCAGAAGAATTAGAAACAGCCTATGTACGTACCTAAAGCAGAAGGAAATCGTTAACCCTGGATGGAATAGGAAGATTATAAGAGTGGTAATCAAGAGCAGTGAGTGTCAACTGATTACTGCCACTGGTATGATTGAATCTAAGCCTAAGGATGTCAACAGCTGCGGGGTTATTGCATGTAGAAGGCAGCCCAGTGGCCAAACATAAGACATCATGGTTTTCGGGCAAAGTAAACATGTGACTAAAGTGTGAAACAGTTGCACCGACCCTGGTGAAATCCTCAACAATTTCCAACCATTTATTGGTTGACATGTCATATGCAGCAACAAAGTAGTGGAGCCTGAATACATGAAAAAACAGGATGTTGCCTGAAACCGCCACTGTAGTATGCCATTCTTTATTGAAATTATCAACCACACAAGTCCAATCCCCGGCAGCAGTAGCAGAAGCAGTAGCAGTAGAGTTGGAGTTGGGGCGGAAGGCATAAATTTCACGAGAATCATAGAAATAAACAAGATAACGATTATTTATACGATCAGGAATAACAGGATAAGAGATTTTACGATGAATAAGGTGATCAGGTAACTTCAAATCTTTCCAACCACCATTTTCATAAACAGCCATGGGACGACGCCATGGTAATCCAAAACAATACAATTTACCGAAAATAGTAGTATCAGGAATAGAGCAGCCTTCTGTTTGAATAGGAGCATCAAAAGCATCCCAACGTTTTGATACCAAACAGTATTTTGATGACTCGCAGTGAATATGATTCATATTTTCATACTTGGCCTTGTTCTGGTTCAATTCAGTCCGGTTCAAGACGCCGCCCAAAATGTAGATACAAGAATCGAACACCACCATCTTCCCCATCGCACCTTCTTTCATCAAAGGGATTGCAGGTATGTAATTCAATTCTATCTTTTTCTTTTTTAGATCAATCAAGTGGAAATTAAATTCGATACTAAATATTTTATCCGGCTTCTCCAAATGCTTCAACGTCCGAACCAATAACTTACCCGGAGGATTATGATAATCAtcatctttttcttcttcctgAATGAGGAGCGTAGAATAAGCGCTATTAAGAGAAGGGAGAGGCTGTTGCAGCAACAAAGTCGACGCCGCAGTGGAATAAGATGAATGAATACCAAACAAGAAATCGTGAAGCTTATCTTCATCACGTTTATTGTCAAGTTGTTTATTTAAGTCACATTTACAACCACCACAGGTGCAAATTGGTTGTCGATCAAATTTATCAAGTTCGTCCCAAAGCTTTTTGAGACGTCCATAATATTCAGTGATCGTCTCATTATCGCCTTGCTTGCAAGCCATTATCAAACCCTTTGTCCTGTGCAATTTTAGACCATTACCAACGCTAAAACCTTGTTCAATCCCATCCATTTTTCCCCTCTTCTGATTTTTTTTCTGATTCTGGGATTTAATTCCCGCCAATTCTTAGGGTTTGGTGGTTTCGAAACCCCCAATTTCAATTCGGTATTGAGCCGCCCTTTTCAAAATCTGTATTGGACCGAACCGAGACGATCACAAGTTTTGTCTTTCTCAATTGAGAGCAAAAGTCGTGCTCATTAAGCAAGCAAAAGTAGACATGGCAAACGGGTTAACCAGATCAAGTCAATTTGATTTTGACTTCTAATCAATTTCAGATTTGTAGGGTTTTGGTCGGGTCTAGCAGGGTCATTTTTGGGAAATTATTATCAAACTATTTATGGATAATAATCAGTGTGGAGCCATAAATATTTAGCTCGGGTTATGTTGGGTCGGGTTAAGCTCATGACTTGAGGTTGATGACGGGTCAAACTATTCGGGTTGGGTCCATTTTACCATGTCTAAGCAAAAGTCATATCTATAATAAACAGCTTGTCTCATTGAAAACGGGCACtctccgtcacaagctgaagacggatagggTCCCTCTACAATATCAGCTGAAGATGGATAGTGTCCCTCTTACAATATGCAAGTGGCAAAACAAGTGGGAATTAAATGGAGCACTCCATTTGTCCTCCCACTTGTGATATTGTGAGAGAGACACTATCCGTCtttagcttgtgacggatagtgttcgTCTATAATAAGAATTTACGATATTAGTGTACTTTTTGTTTAAATAAATGATGATCAACGGGCTATTCTTCTGGCTGGGCCGGGCCAGGCCCGTCGTGCCTAGTGCGTGCCGGGCTCCACCGTGCTTGGGTTGTGCTgtgtctagacacggatttcTGAAGAAAATTGTGTCAGAGCCCGTCTCAAGCCCAGTCGTGCCGTGCCCGTGCTTCCTCGATTTTCTCACCGGGTCGTGGGTCGTGCCTGGCCGTGACGCACGCCAGCCCGCGGCCCTTTATGCCAACTCTACATACAGCCcccttagggggtgtttggttcacgtgtgggtatgggtttggaatcgggAATCATACCTGAGTGGTATCAGGTTGGAACTTGATaactcataccttgtgtttggttcaattttgggggtatggggttagaaatcaatcaaagctaaaaactcttcaaaatacaatattttagtaataatttttatactattaaatcatgtaaagaaaatttaatcaaataaatatataaaatgattttttttacaattttttttatcactttttaatatttgtaatttgataccatgggtatcaatctcataccaaTTTGGTGACCTAGTAGGTGTCACCTTCTAATTGCTCAAATAATGAGgacaacaaagtaaacaaaaaaaATGGGTGGTGACCTAAAGGGGTGACTTTCTGGGTGGGAGTATAGGCTTTCCAGGGGTTGTCAACACAGTGGTCAAAGGTGGCCTTATGTGGAGTCGGTtagtgtgtaaagtaaggctggtcagAGAAAGGGTTGTAAGTCTGGGTTTATAGCAGGTGGTCAGAGGGTTTTTCGCGGGTCTTTTTAAGGGGTTATGATGttttgtttggtctgaaatttggtatgtaAATTCAGGGAAGTGCAAGGTATgtcgtagttgtgttgtttgtggtggtCGTTGGTTGCAAGTGGTGGTTTATGGGAAGTGAATTGACCCACGATAAAATCCTACTTTAAGTTACGTCAACCCTCTGTGatcagccttactttacacaccaaATCTATCCCACATAAGGCTATCTTTGACCACCGTTTTGACAACTGTTGTAAAACCtgtactcccacctttccaacgagcCCAAGAATGCTTCAAATCGACCTCTTTCGTTATTTCAAACATCGATTAAAAGTCACCCCATTGCAAGTGACCAAACCCTGaccaaaatgtcgtgtttgacaaatataaaataataaaggTTATGCTTCACAAAAtattttttaaaggtggtgtttgaaaatgtttttttttttaaggttgtatttgacaaaaaaatccatttactaaaatattaaaataactaattttctatttattatttcaAATCCCCtatataagaaaaaaaataagTAAACTCGCAAATTTTTCatccaaaaagcatctttttaaataagaaagTCATTGATAATGTAACTGTGCtcactaaataaggaaaataataattataatgtatttcattatataaattttttcattaaaattaatttttcatcaaattataaaaTTTTCACTAAatactaaactataatattttaattaaatacaaactATTAAATCTCTTATTgatgctattatttgagaatgacttgactcatactatgtataaacaaaattataaatcgtttgattactttcatacaaaaaaagttgagaaaatttataaattggaatcattatCTTCGTTGTATAAAAAAAATACTATTTTATAAAAAATACTCCGTACATTTCAACatattactcaattctcttgaattaatttttagtttaaattttttttttgctcaaaatacaataacgagaaaaatgaacaattaatgagaCACCACACTATTATTTTATACTTCAATTTTACTCAGTTTTCTTAAATAATTTaaaagttcaattttttttttctcatatcaaaatataatgacgtgaaatatgaaaattaatgaggtgttaatttagcatgattaagtaatacaaaaataaaaactttataaataccGTGGATTCATTGCGCGAGATCTAAGCtaatataatataaaaatattaatattttaataatattcttaatttATCTATGATCTATCAGGCCGAACAGGTGGGTTGAGTTTCAatcctaaaataacgggtcattttaGGTCGCGAGTCAAGATATATGAGTGTCCAACCCTAAAAATCTGAGTCGGGTCGAGTTTTAACAGGTCTACCGTTTACCTAATTGTCATCATCAACACAAGTCCTTAAAGGCAGATACATTTGTCTTAAAATAAAACGGCGCAAATGATATCGCACTTGCATAAATGATATGGAGTACTATATTCGACCTATTTTAGGTTTAAGCGGGTTATTCTCATCTTAATCAACGAATTTGCGATTTTAATTTTAAGGAGCTTTACTCTAATAGTATCCGTATCGTTCTATAAATACTAATCTACCCTAGCAAAGGTTCATCCCCAATACTTTTCGAATTtctgatgataatgatgatgttgAACTTTCTGATGTTTAGCCTATGGTGGGTGCATTATGCATACACCCAACTGGGATTCTTATATCAGTGACACATGCTATAAACCCGAATTGCGCAATGTTTAGGGATGTTTCCAGTGTTACTGTTACCGCGAGGAGGTTCATTGATATAGGTCTTAGATTAGTAACAAAGATTGATAACATAAAATGTCAGGGATACGGTTTAAGTTTGTTTAGGCTACAAAAACTCAAAGACGTCGAGAAATTTGCTGCTTTCCCCCTCCCTGACACCGTATCATTTAAAATTAGGGCTAAGATTTTTGCATTTGTATATGACGACATAGTTCCTTTAATTTTGTGGATGACGAATTATGTCATTCTTATGGATGACAAAAGGGGTTcgtaagaaaaaaaaagtttttattatattgtcattATATATCGTCAAAATATATTTTCTACAATTTACTAGACGATTGTTATGAACTAGTATAGTTTCCGTGCTACAACATGGTATTTTGTAGAGTTTGTATATAGAAGGATGTCTACAATAAAATTATTTGTACAAACTTTTATTTGTACAAACTGACagctattttaatttaatgttataatataCTATGTATAATATTAGTAAGATGTAGAAAAAAAGAAAGTTTACTACCAAGATATTTCAAGTGAGGTGTGAATCATTTAAGAGTGGGCTCATTCTCTTTAAATAGTGAGATGAATTGATGACAATattaattagaattaattttTGCTCAAAATAGAAGAGAATATTCCGATAAATTGACTACAATACTGACTACAATATTAGAATTTATTTTTGCTCAAAATAGAAGATCAACATTGTGTGCAAAGTGGGAGTTGAGCGGGAAAATTGAGCGGGAATAGGGGATTATTAGTATTTTGCCACGAATTGTTACGTTTATTCGTCTTTTgtcacgattattgttattattattgttttcgaTTTTTTTCGCTACGTAATTAATTCAATCTAAAATAACTTTTTCAAAATTGAAGTTTctatatttttatttgtaaactataatTCAAGGTAGATTGAATGGTTAACAGGGACGGACCCATATGGTAGCTAAAGTTGGCATCCGCTACCCTAAACGTAAAAAAAATCTGTTAAACGGATTGATTTTTGCTACCCAAATATTGTTGAATAGTGGATAAATACATATTACCGCATAAAATATGCAATGAACATCATGTGGTTCAGTGGTAAAGGCTTTGTTTTTGTGGAAATGACATGGCTCAAGCTACCAATCACAATAGAGAAGAGCATCACACACGGATTGATGAGGTGTCATAGAGTTAGTTAGGATTTGTGTTAGTTTGTTAGCACTTGTATATATAGCAAAAGCACACTTTTCACTTCTTAAGTTATCAGATTGTAAATCATACAAAATATCTTGATCAATAAAGCTTTCCTTTATTTACTCTGTTTTACATCACCATCATGATGATCATCAATGGAGTTTAGGTCAGCTTAACGTGGTATCAGTCGTCTAGattacgatcctacgatcttgATCTTGCTTTCGCTTTCtcaattctttacatttacagCATTAATCTCTGCATAATTCTTTCGAATCTCAGAATTAATTGCAGTTTTACTCACACATTCATCTTTTTCTCTGCATACTTCCATCGAAGTTCAGAATTAAGTAATTCTTTTAATCAAATCTTCTTGTGATTTCATCATTTTTTCACATAATCATGACGATTTCTGGTGATTCCATTGATTCTTCTGAGAATCTGTTACCTTACGCCTTTTATGATGATCCTCTTTACATCACTAATCATGATCAACCTACGAATAGTCTTGTGGATGTGAAGTTTGCTGGACGCGATTTCATGAACTGGAAACGCGAGATCATGCTTGCTCTAATGGCGAAGAACAAAGAAGGCTTCATTACTGGCACCTGTTCTAGGCCTGCTGAAACTGACAAGAAGTATTATCAATGGAAACGCGTTGATCTTCTTGTTAGGCAGTGGATTTTGCATTCTATGTATGTCAACTCTTCTAAGCAACTTTGGGGCAAATTGATTGAAAGATATGGCCAAATCAATAGCCTTGAGTTGTATCAATTGAAGAAAGATCTTGGCTCAATTTCTCAGGATAATTCCATTGTCATTGACTATTACAGTCGGCTGAAAAGGACTTGGGAGGAGATTGATGCTATAGATCCCCTTCTACAATGCACCTGTGGTGCTCTAGACTCTTGTTCTTGTGTTTTTTTTGAAGAGATTGTTTGACAGGGAGATGCAATCCAAGCTGATTCAGATGCTTATGGGGTTGAATTCTGGTTTTGAGAACATCAAAAGCAATATACTGACTATGGAACCTATGCCAACTATCAACAAGGTCCTAGGGTTATTGCAGAAAGTTGAGACACAGAAGGAGAGCTCTGATTCTGTCAGCACCATGACTGAGGCAAATGCTTATGCCACTATCAAACAACCTTCAGGACAGTCTGAATCAGCTTCCAAAAAGCCTAAACTAGATGCTAAGCCAAAGCCTATCAAATGATAGCAAGAGTGGCATGCTGGTATGGATATAAAACCTTCAATTTTGTTAAACAAAGTaacaaacacatggtatgagtttggttcattccaaatccatacctcatacctatattgggtgaaccaaacaccTCCTTAGTGGATCCGCCCCTGCTCACCAGGCATTTAAGTGTTTATTTTAATGAACATTTTAGGCCTAAATGTCCGTCCTCCTTTGATAATTTCATAACAGTCTTGATTCTTTGAATTTGTGTTCTATTGTTTGCCTTTTCAAGTTAGAATAAAGTTTTCTTTGAAAAttctaacttttttttttttttttttttttttttttttttttaattattgaaGCAGTCCATATAGCTCTATAATAGTAGCCTGCATAATCAAGTTACATGGAGGCATTGTCTTAATCAAGTTATAAATATTCAACAAAACTACTAATTTAATATTAGATTTGATTGTCCTTCATTTTCGCTATCGCCTTAGATGGATGTATCTTGATATATTATCTTTGTTTCAATAACCTTACAAGATCGCACTTGCTTAGAAGTCGTTATAAATTTATAATCGACGTTGTACAAGCGCCATTGCTTCGTTTAATTTTCTTCCTAAAAATTCATTGAAGAAAATAAATCTCTAATTAAAATGGCTGAATCTTTGTTTTTCAAACTATATGATGAGAAGATCAAGGAGCAAAGCGTATTAAGCGGTATAACACCGTTAATGAAGCTCATCAGCTTAACCTTAATCGGTGTTATTCTAGCTAATCCGAAACTTAAGCTTATACCAAAAGATACATTTAAGCTTCTAAGCAAGCTTGTATTTGCCCTGTTTTTACCCTGTATGATCTTCACCCACCTCGGCCAATCGATCACACTCGAGAATTTCACTCGTTGGTGGTTCATACCCCTTAACGTTATCATAAGCACGGCCATTGGGACCGTCTTAGGGTATATTGTAGCCATTATATGTCGGCCCCCACCTCAATATTTCCGGTTCACTGTGATCATGACCGCGTTAGGGAACACGGGTAATCTCCATTTAGCCATTATAACATCGGTTTGTCATAGCAAGAACCACCCCTTTGGACCGGATTGTCAGACGCGTGGTGTGGCTTATGCTTCTTTCGCCCAATGGGTGGCCGTTACTCTTGTATATACCTTTGTTTATCACATGATGGAGCCACCCTTGGATTACTATGAAGTCGTTGACTCGAGTGATGATGAAATTGTCGAAGAACAAGATGATGACTACTTGGCAAGTACTCCAAATGATAGCACATTGAGCATGCCACTCTTGAATGAGGCCGAGTGGCCGGGAATGCAAGACAAAGAAACCGAGCTTTCTAAAACACCCTTCATTGGTCGAGTCTTCAGTTCTCTAGTTTCGTTGAGTGAGTCGCTTCATTCAGTTCCCGGGTATAGTTCCTTAGAAGAAGGTGATCGAAACATCATAATTTGTTTTCCCGAACCAAAAATGGTTAGAAAAATCCGAATTGTGGCTAAACAAA
The Silene latifolia isolate original U9 population chromosome 11, ASM4854445v1, whole genome shotgun sequence genome window above contains:
- the LOC141615413 gene encoding uncharacterized protein LOC141615413, which produces MDGIEQGFSVGNGLKLHRTKGLIMACKQGDNETITEYYGRLKKLWDELDKFDRQPICTCGGCKCDLNKQLDNKRDEDKLHDFLFGIHSSYSTAASTLLLQQPLPSLNSAYSTLLIQEEEKDDDYHNPPGKLLVRTLKHLEKPDKIFSIEFNFHLIDLKKKKIELNYIPAIPLMKEGAMGKMVVFDSCIYILGGVLNRTELNQNKAKYENMNHIHCESSKYCLVSKRWDAFDAPIQTEGCSIPDTTIFGKLYCFGLPWRRPMAVYENGGWKDLKLPDHLIHRKISYPVIPDRINNRYLVYFYDSREIYAFRPNSNSTATASATAAGDWTCVVDNFNKEWHTTVAVSGNILFFHVFRLHYFVAAYDMSTNKWLEIVEDFTRVGATVSHFSHMFTLPENHDVLCLATGLPSTCNNPAAVDILRLRFNHTSGSNQLTLTALDYHSYNLPIPSRVNDFLLL
- the LOC141614770 gene encoding uncharacterized protein LOC141614770 — encoded protein: MTISGDSIDSSENLLPYAFYDDPLYITNHDQPTNSLVDVKFAGRDFMNWKREIMLALMAKNKEGFITGTCSRPAETDKKYYQWKRVDLLVRQWILHSMYVNSSKQLWGKLIERYGQINSLELYQLKKDLGSISQDNSIRLFDREMQSKLIQMLMGLNSGFENIKSNILTMEPMPTINKVLGLLQKVETQKESSDSVSTMTEANAYATIKQPSGQSESASKKPKLDAKPKPIK
- the LOC141615414 gene encoding protein PIN-LIKES 2-like, translating into MAESLFFKLYDEKIKEQSVLSGITPLMKLISLTLIGVILANPKLKLIPKDTFKLLSKLVFALFLPCMIFTHLGQSITLENFTRWWFIPLNVIISTAIGTVLGYIVAIICRPPPQYFRFTVIMTALGNTGNLHLAIITSVCHSKNHPFGPDCQTRGVAYASFAQWVAVTLVYTFVYHMMEPPLDYYEVVDSSDDEIVEEQDDDYLASTPNDSTLSMPLLNEAEWPGMQDKETELSKTPFIGRVFSSLVSLSESLHSVPGYSSLEEGDRNIIICFPEPKMVRKIRIVAKQTPIKHILQPPTIASLLALTIGMVPYFKGLVFGDVAPLLFLTDGLNIMAGAMVPSVMLVLGGMLAEGPDDQSRLGLRTTIGIVVARLLVLPLIGIGVLLLADKFGLLVEGDEMFKFVIMLHYVTPSAILLGAIASLRGYAVKEASSLLFWQHVFAVLSISLYMIVFFKVLI